The DNA region CGAATAGTTGCCCGGTAAGCTTCCCAATTTGCGATACCCACACCGAACGTAATTTCCACACTGTGAATTTCAGCATAGCTTTGAGCTGCAACCGATGCAGCTGCGGTGAGCAGACCAGGCGTTGCACCACAGCCAGTCATGTAGGTAATACCAGCATCTTTAACATCATCGCGTAGGGTGAAAATTTGCTCCATTGCGCTAGTACGTTTGAGAGCATCAACTAACACACCAGTCCAATCAGATTTCACGAATTGGCGGGTTACATCTGCCATAAATGTATTGGGAAGATTCGGCAGGGCAAGGAAAAAGCCATCAACATCAGAATTCTCGATAAGATCAGCAATGCTGTCATTGCTGAGGACACCGCCATTCTCAACATGGCCAACAGAACCTTGGCTGTTGTAAGCGGCAATACAAGTATTTGGGTCTAGGCCTTCGGGGTTGTAAACATAGCCTTTCTTGTCGGCAGCGGCCACGAGAATCATTTCAGATTTGGGCGCGAGTACACGGGCAGCAGCTTGTCCTAAGCCTCCAAAGCCCAAGACACCAACACGAATTACATTACTCATAGATTTTCTTCTCTATAGAATTCAAAAATTTTCGACGATATACCGACTGTCTATTATCGGTAGAAATTGAGTTAAATCCCACGAATTTTTCTTAACGCATCCATAAATGCAGGGGGAAGTTTACGCATCACTTTGCCTTTCTCGCGATCAATGCTCACAAGGATGATTTGAGCAGTGAGGTAAAGCTCTTTACCATCAGGAGATTCGATTCGATTTTCCCACTCCATCCGGACGCCTTTCATTTCCTGCATACGTACTTTAACAATCGCCTCCATACCCATACGCAATGGACGATGGTAACGGGTATTTAATTCGACAACAGGCAAATCACAACCTAGTTGAACGAATTCGGCATAGTCCATTCCGATAGATTTGAGGCAGGCGACCCGTGCTTCTTCGAGCCAATTTATATAGTTACCGTGCCAGACGATACCAGCGTAATCGGTATGGTGGGGATACACAGTAATGGGATATTCAAACCAAGGCTCACTGGTCGCATGGAGGTCTGGGGGACGGGCGATCGCCGTAGTGGGAAGTTCCTTTGATTCAGTTGCCATCACACTTACTCCATCGTCATTTCGCTAAATAAAAATAGAAAACCCATCGGATTTTAGGCGGCTTTGTCTCGCTGGAGGCGTTTCATATGGGTAAACAGTTGCCAGGAATAATCACTCGACAGTTTTGCCGTCACAGCTCCCCGCATCACAATGTAAAAATACCAATCGTCTGGTGGCACTTCCTGAGGTTCTTTTTCCACAACAACGTAGGTGCGGACATCTTGGTAGAGTCTGCCTTCACATTGCACATTGATGAGTTCATGGCGGTAGCCATTATGGGGAACTTCCTCACGAATATCGAGGCGATCGCTCACTCGCCATGGCAACTTATATAAAACCCCTTCCACACAGCTACCCCGATGGGGCACAACATCTAAGACACCACAACTTTGACGCTTGGGCGATAGACGATTGAAAGCAAGCCGATGATCCTGCAAAATTCCTTTCCCCACCACAAGGGCATGGGCATCCTCACCAATTGTCCGTTCCAAGTCCACTGGACACATACAGGAGCCGTAAGCAAAGTAATAAAAACTATCGAGCGCTACAGCAGCATCAGTCTTGGCGGAGATCTGAGGGATTGAATCTGTGGGAATGGAAAAGTCAGCAGGATCAAAGGACATAGGCACTTCACTTCAAGTGTGGGGTTTTAAACTTAGGAGCGCACGGACAACACACGCAAAATCAACCCGGTGGCCAATCCAGTGGGCGATCGCCTAAAAGATGTAGATGTAGATGAAAAACCGTTTGACCGCCATGCTCACCATTGTTAATCACCACACGAAAACCCTTTGTGAGATTTTCTTGGGCTGCAATCTTTTGAACAACCAGTAATAAATGACCCAGAAGCGCTTGGTCTTCAGCCTCCGCCTTTTCCAACATCGGAATCGGTTTTTTGGGGATTACCAAAATATGGACAGGGGCTTGGGGCGTAATATCTCGAAATGCTAGCGACAAATCATCTTCGTATACGATGTCTGCTGGAATTTCCCGTCGAATAATTTTCTCGAAAAGCGTATCGCTCATGGACTGTAGCTTATAGGAGTCTATAGAGCGATATTGTATCCGCTTCCATAGACCGACATTGCCTCTATTAAGTTCAGTTAAGCAATCAACGCTCGTTGATCACAAATGGAAAAGAATCTAAACTTTTTCGCTTACGAGCTAGATTGGCATTAAGATAGTGTCCTTAAAGTCAGATTCTTACATTTACTGACTGTTCTTAACATAGTTGGCATAGTCCTCAGTCTGGCAAAAGTTTGCCAACGTGAAAGCGTAAACCTAGGGTTTCAGTTTCCGAAACACAATGCCTTTTCACATTGAGTACTTCTAAACTGCGTTCAAAGAGAAAAACTGTTTCTAAACCCCCTTGTTTCCCCATTGGCGATAATTCCCCAAAATCCATTGTCAATCTGTAGGGAGTATGAGACATTAAAGCTCTCTTCACCGATGGTTCTAAGCGCTTACTCAAGCGCTGTGGCTCCGCCCTCAGAGAGATAATTGCGCCAACGCAAAAATCACGTTCACAAGTGATCTAGCACACTGCACAAAACATCAATTATCTAGAATATATTTGGTGAGTTCCCTCAAGGGAAACGTGCATCTTCAGACAATCGTAAAACTGTCCTAGTTATATGTTTTATCCGTCGTATTTCAATACACAATAAAAGCTCAAATTTAAGCTTGGAGTTTATTCTCAGATTATGACCCAGATCACCTACCTAAAATTTATTAACTTCCTTAGGGAAGAGTTGTCAATTCCTGGTGAATCCATCTCTGTGATGGATCGCCACTGGCAAAAGAATTCTTCGCTCTCGCCTTTACCGATGGTCTTGTGGCAATACGGTTTAGTAACGCTTGAACAGTTAGATCTCATCTACGACTGGCTCGCAACGATTTAAAACTGTCGTAGTCAATCCAAAATTGTGGGTATGACTATTAGGTGAATTCAAGTAAATCACATATGTTATTGACAATTTATGTTTCCGGAGTGGGTGGCAATCAGTTGATGCCACCCATTCTTATTTTCTTGGGAATTCTATTTATAAAAGACGAAGGAAAAAGGCTGTTTCAATTTTGTAACGCCGGACTGATTCGAGAAAACGAGTCGTTAAGCTGGAAACAAATTTAGTGAATGTGACACGCATGACCCCTGAAGTTGCTGCTCCCCCTGATCTAGAAAATTTGGCGATCGCCACGTTTAATTTGACGAAGCGATTTGATCGACATGTAGCGGTCAATGACCTTGAGCTTCAGGTTCAATCTGGCGAAGTGTATGGATTAATTGGGCCGAATGGTGCGGGAAAAACCACCCTAATTCGGATGTTAGCCACAGCAGAAGAGCCGACTCTTGGTGATATTTATATCCATGGCGATCGCCTGCGTCGTGACGATAGTAACCCCCACATTAAACAAAGACTTGGTTATCTCCCAGACGATTTTCCCCTCTACGATGATTTGACTGTCTGGGATTATTTAGATTATTTTGCGCGCCTCTACAATCTCCGCCAACCTAGGAGACGTCGCCGTTTGAGCGAGGTATTAGAACTCGTCCAGCTCACCCACAAACGCGATGATCGAATTGCTACCCTCTCGCGAGGGATGAAGCAACGTTTGAGTCTTGCCCGGACAATCATTCATGAACCACTTTTGTTGTTACTAGATGAGCCAGTATCTGGTCTCGACCCCATTGCGCGGATGCAATTTCGCGAAATCATAAAGGTTTTACAAGAAGCAGGGATGACCATTTTGATCTCGTCCCATGTCCTCAGTGATTTGGCAGAACTCTGTTCCTCGGTGGGTATTATGGAATTGGGCTACCTTGTCGAAAGTACCTCCCTTGATGACTTGTATAAGCGGTTATCTCGCCAACATTTGGTAATTTCAACCCTAGAGTCGTTAGATACTCTCGAAAGTGAACTGAAAAATAATGCTTTAGTGCGAGGTTGGGAACCAGCCATGAAACTTTCTGATGGCGATCGCCACGGCGGACACCGTCTCAAAGTGGAATTTGATGGCACTCCCCAAGACAGTACCCAACTCCTAAAAAACCTGATTGCTGCTGATATTTCAGTATCAGAGTTTTATGCGAAGACCGAAGATTTAGAAAGCATTTTCCTCAAACTCGGACACCAACAAACCAGTTAGTCTACAAGTTTTTCCTGTTTATCGTTTTTTATCCCTGCCCTTTCTTTCCAAAAAGAACATGTTTTTAAATAAATGGATTGACCGTATTGGCGACTGGAATCCCCAGTTATTTCGCGAACTGAAAGGTCGGTTAACTCGAAAATCTATCGGTCTGATGGTTCTCGTTTCTGGCATAATCCAGAGCTTGGTTTATTTTAGTTTTTCGAGTTCATTACCCTATTCAGGTCAAAACACCCATCATTATTGCGTTGGCACAGCACCGGCCAATTGGGATCCAGAGCACTATCTATACAGCAATCAAAATTGGTGTCTGACAGATTCGTTAGGCAATATTACGTCACTCAATTGGCCGTTGTGGTGGACAGAAATGTTTATCTCCATTGCCCTACTCGGTTTCTTTGGGATATTGATTGGTGGGACTTATCTACTCATTCAAGATCTCAGTAAGGAGCAGCGACAAGGCACTCTAAATTTTGTCACCCTCACCCCACAATCTGCGCTGGCGATCGCCCTCGGAAAGATTATGGGTGTTCCCACTTTTATCTATGGCATGATTGCCTTTGCCCTACCGTTACACCTCTGGGCAGGACTAAAAGGCGCCATTCCATTACATCTCATCATGCTTTTCTATGGTGTATTAGCAGCTTGCTGTCTCTTTGCCTTTAGTGGCGCAATCCTTTATGCTCTCGTCGGCAAAGGCGGCTCTGCGCTGAAATCTTGGTTAGCGAGTGGCGCACTGTTTTATTTCTCGTCCATGACCACCATGTTCATCATGCATGAAACTCCCCATGTCGCGAACATGATGGATGGCGTAACGTTATTAAACCCCACCCATTTGCTGCATTATTTGGTGCAAGCAACCGCAGTGGCCGATCAGGTGGATTGGTTCCGATACGATAGTCTCGGTGAAATCACATTTTATGGTGTACCCGCTTGGAACTCAGTTTTAGGGGCGACGTTAGCTCATCTGATGATTTATGGGGTTGGGACATATTGGTTCGCTCAAGCTTTTAAACGTAAATTCCATAATGCCCAAGGCACGCTCATTAGTAAGAGCCAAAGTTATTGGCTAACAGCTTCTTTGGTAACCATCAGTCTTGGCTTTACGGTACAAGAACCTTATACCTATTCGTCAGATTACAATAACTGGCTGATGAATTTTGGGATGCTGGCGATTTCTGGTGTCCTCTATATTTTGGTTCTGACGACAGCTCTCTCTCCATCATTCCAATCGATTCAAGATTGGACTCGTTATCAAGGGAAACATAGCTGGCGGGAATGGCTCTTCGGGGAGCGAAGCCCAGCAATTTGGGCGATCGCCTTAAATACTGTGATCGGATTTTTGCCCATCATTCTGGCTGGATTCGTCGTCATCGAAAAACAATATTATTTGGAATTTACCATTGGCCTCGTAATGCAGGGACTAATGGCAATCTTGCTAGCTGCAATCGGCATGCGTTTTCTCCTCAGTCGTCACCGAAAACGGGCAATTTTCGCAGCGACAATTGTGCTCAGCTGTATCTTTCTTCCCCTCATGATCTTTGCCTTTGGCTCGATTAATCCTGAGTTCAATCCAGCTCCTTGGCTCTGGACGATTACGCCAGTGGTGGTCACTCAATTTGCAGGGCCAGCGACATTAATTGCCAATCTCATGGGACAAATTGTGGCGATCACCGTCATTAATCAAATCATTCAGCAACGTTTGCACCAAATTGGCAGCTCTGAACTGAAACAACTTTTAGCATCGACCCCAGAAAGTGCTACCTCATAGCCTCAAAACATGTAGACTCTCATTTGTTTCTCACCATGACAAAACTGCTTGATCAGATCGGTAACTGGAACCCTCAACTCTTTCGAGAACTAAAAGGACGATTTAGGCGGCGTAATTTGGCGATCGCCGTGGGTACATCCTTGGTGGCACAAATCATGATGCTCCTCGGATATTCCGGCGGCTTGCCGGATCCACTCCTCAGAGAAACCTATAATCGCTATTGCACTGGCTATAACGACGAATATTGGCGTTCAACCTATCAATGCATTTCAACAGCAGCAGGAGATGCCTGGCAAGTTAATTGGCAATTGTGGAATTTTGACCTCTTTGTCGGCCTGAGTATGCTCGGTGCAGTGGTCTTACTTGTGATCGGTTCCCACCTAATTAGCGCAGATCTGATTAAAGAAGAGAAACGCGGCACCTTAGGATTTGTCCGTCTCAGTCCGCAGGCATTACACCGCATTATTATCGGCAAAATTTTGGGAGTTCCTAGTCTCATTTATCTGGGGATTGCCCTAGCACTGCCTTTACATCTCTGGGTTGGTTTACAAGCTGGTATTACATTGCCTTGGATCGGCATGGTAGATCTTGTGATCATCGGTGCTTGTATCGCGTCCTATAGTTTGGCAACCCTGATCAGTTTTGTCGGACAAGACTTTTTTGGGGGATTCCAATCTTGGCTTTATAGCGGCAGTTTAGGTTTCTATCTCATGGTGACGAGCATCATGGGTTTCGATTCCAACTTCCCAGTAAATAACTCCTTTGATTGGCTCAGACTATTTTATCCAGGGAATATTTTTTATTACATCGTTGATAGCAACTCCCTCGAACCAGAGGTCATTCATTATTTCGAGCCGAGTGGATTGTTTTCAACAGAATTTTTCCATTCGACGGCTTGGTCTACAGGTTTTCTAGGCTTAGTATTAATGGCGGGACATTACTTTGTACTCACTTCAATTTCTTGGGAAGGGATTCAACGTCGCTTTTATGAGCCCCAAGCCACAATCATTTCGAAGCGGACAGGCTATATTGCGGCTATTTTGACAACTTTTATGCTGGTCGGCTTTGTCGCTGTTGGTAATCGTGATTATCGTTTGCTCGGTAATTTTGAGGGATTACAAGTCTTCTATCTCTTGCTATTTTTCACTTTGACATTTTGTCTCACACCCAAGCGTCAGCGCGTACAAGATTGGTTTAGAGATCGTCAGACAAGTCGTTATGCGAAGCAGTTTTGGAGTGATTTACTATGGGGTGATCGCAGTCCAGCTCTGTTGGCGATCGCCGTGATGCTAGCCTTCTCAACTGGGATTATGGCAATTGTGGCGATCAAAGATCCATTAGTCACTGAAACAGGAGCTGTGCTCGTCGGACTCACTTTGCAAGCGGGCTTTCTATTTATTTGTGCCTGTATTGTGCAATTGATTTTCCTACAAACTCGAAAACAGGGAGTGTTGTTAGTTGTCTCCTTGAGCACATTGACCATTGCGCCATTCTTGGTCTATATCATCTTTAACCATCGTTTTCCATCGGTTGTGGCCTTGGGATTATTCTCTGCTTTCCCGATTAATGCTGCTGTCGATGCCGTTGCTCACCTCGCACTGTGGGCGATCGCCGGTCAGTGTATCGCCATGATTTCAGGCGCTTGGTATATCCAGAGATCCATCCAGAATATTGGCGCTTCCGAACTAAAAACTTTGCTCACCCCACCCGCCGAATCCTCAAAAAACATGCTAACCTAGGGAACTGATTAGGGCACGTAGCTCAGTTGGATAGAGTATCAGATTCCGGTTCTGAGGGTCGGGGGTTCGAATCCCTCCGTGCTCGCTTCTAATTCAGTTTCCAGACGTAATTGAGAAATTGCGCAAGGCTTTTAGCGACTGATGTTAAGCATTGGTCGTTTTTTGTTGCAATTTCCAAGCCACATCTAGGTCGATTGATATACTAATTCACTAAGTTTTCTCCTGAAGTAACCTTGTCTGAAACTATGTCGGCTGAACCGATCCCACCCATTACCCTACCGCCGATTACTGATCCTGACATTGAGGGAGAGTGGTTACGGCGATCGCTCCAAAAATGGCTCGACGAAGAATTTTTACCAGAGCCTGCCAATATTAAAATCGCAGAACGAGCAAAACAAATTTATGTCCGCCAGCGGCTAGAAGGGGAAAATGATCTAGGTTCCCTTGTAATTGCGATCGTCACTGAAATGCGATCTTTTAACTTCAAAGAGTCTTTTTATGGCGAATTTGCAGTGGCAAATGCTGTTAGTGATCTCATCCTCGATAGTCTCGGTATTGATCGCTGTTGTGGCAACTAAACAAGTCGCTTCACCAAGTATCAATCATTTCATGAAAGATTCTGAATCCCCTTTGGCACAATGCTTAGGGGATTTTGTGTAGGAAAACACACCAAGCTTAATCCCGTGATCAACGTCACATTATTCCGAGATTGCGGTAACTATCACCTGGTAATTTTCATCTTGGCATCATCATGATCAACCTCATGATGACGTCACTAGCAGCATCACAGGGAAAGAGCTGAAATCAAGCGATACTTATAGACATAGAGAACGAGCAACAATTTTCTTTCAGGGAGCTAAAGCTCATGTCATTTCAAACTTTACTCGAAACTGCTTTACGCCAAAATTTCATCACACCAGAAACGCAAGCCATTATCGCTCAATGCTTGTGGACAGATGAAGTGACCCAACAGCAATTAAACCTTCTTCAGGTTGTGGTTGAAAAATTAGAATCTGGAAAAATGCAAGTCGTTGCATCCTAAGAACACAATCTAAGTCTTTTTCTCATCTATTTGGTTTAAACAATGGCAAGTCTCACTCTTTTTATTTCGATTATTTCTCTTTCCATTGCTTGTGCGACTCGGGAAATCCGCATAGCAAAGTAATCTAATTCCAGTTATATTGGTTGCCCAGCATTAAGAGGGAATAACGGTATTAGATTGAAGGCGCTCGCCCATCACTTCTCTAAGACGGCACATCAAATAAAACTTGGCTAATGTATCGCTCTGCCCACTGCTCATCGAATGCTTTTTCGAGAACGCGGCGGGTTTTGTCGTTTTGCTGCTGTTCAGAGCAGTAGTTCCGTTGACCTTCGAGATGAATATACTGCTGCTCTGGGGATAGAGGTGTGAGCTGATACGCCTGGGTGCAATGTACTTTTAGAAATTCTTTTACACAATCTAAAAAGAGTGCTTCCTCTACGAGAGATGTTGGGCGAACAAACACACAGTATTCAGAAAAAATATAGCCCCACTCTGGTAAGGTGCGAGGTTCTGAAAATATCATTCTGGCGTGGTTTTTCGCTAAACGTTCTTTGTATTGAGGTGACAAAGTACGTTCAGCATTGGTGGGAGACAAATCGGCGATCGCCGCACTAATCCCTCTAGGCCCTGCCACAATGTCACAGCCAAACATCGGTAACGCATACTTCGAGCGTGGAAACATTACACAGTGGAGGATGTCTAAGTTTTTACCAACCTTCGCCATTTCCAAATGCATCTTACGGAAATGTTGGCTCTGGTAACAAGTATTTTCGATAACGAGGCGTTCCCCTTCTAACTTGCCTTCGATATAGCCTAAATCCTCTGGTAGAACAAAAGGTTCCAGCTCAAGATGTTGCTGCCATGCCGCTGTGATTGCATCTGCCAACTGCTGTATGAGGGGATAAAACACTGACTTTACAGGCGAAGGATGGCTAGAGATCATACTAATTTAGTGGCGAAGGAAGGGCTGCCAACTGCCATTGCATAAGCATTCTCCGGAACATCGGAGAGGCAAAACAAGGCAAAGATAGCTTTAAAGATATACTGGTGCAGGATCAAATACTTATACATTGTTCCATAAATTAACTTTACTGTGAGAGGGCAATATGTTGGGCTTGGGTTGGCCAGAAGTGTTAGTCATCCTTGGGGTGGTCGTTTTGGTATTTGGTTCGAAGCGCATTCCTGAAGTGGGTAGTGCTCTCGGCAAAACATTACGGGGTTTTAAAGAAGAATTCGACTCTCCTGAAGAGTCAGAAGATTTTGAAGACCGTGATCTTTAAATTTCTATTTTCTTTATTTATCTATATAGTCATTGGTGCACATCGAAAGAATTTGTTGAGGGTTTGGGCGATCGCCAACCTGACAAACAATTCAGAGAGCAAGATCATCAGGGAGTCTAGGCTAGCCGTAATTTAGGGTGTCTATGATTGAAGTTGAACAACTAAACAAGAGATATGGGTCAACGTCAGCGATCACCGATTTAAGTTTTCGGGTTGACGCTGGCGAAATTGTGGGTTTTCTGGGACCAAACGGTGCAGGCAAAACCACAACAATGCGCATTCTGGCAGCTTACCTCCCAGCCAGTTCTGGCACAGCGAAAATCGCAGGTCACGATGTCCACGAAAATTCGATGGCAGTACGGCAGAACATTGGTTACTTACCAGAGAAACTGCCCCTCTATCCGGAAATGACGGTCAGTGCGTTTCTTGATTTTGTGGCGCAAATTAAAGGAATTAGTCCAGGCGATCGCCCCGAAAAGATTTCTGCAGCGATTGAAACCTGCAACTTAGAAGATCAACGCAACACTGTTATTCGTAAGTTGTCGCGAGGATTTCAGCAGCGAGTTGGCATTGCTCAGGCCATTGTCCATGAGCCACCTGTGATTATTCTCGATGAGCCCACAGTCGGTTTAGATCCGGCCCAACTCATCGAAGTCCGCAATCTGATTAAATCTCTGGCGGGCGATCGCACAGTCTTACTGTCGACCCATTTGCTCTCGGAAGTGAGTATGACTTGTACGCGGGTGGTGATGATTAACCAAGGCCGTCTCGTGGCAACAGATACCCCCGATAATCTACGGCAATTGGTCAGCGGCGATGGTGGCTACTATCTAGAGATTGACGGTAACCCAGAAGAAATAAAACCTCTATTGGCAGTTTTACCCGGTGTGCAAAAGATCAAAACAGAAATCTTGGGCGATCGCCGCGCGAGCTTAGATATTACGATTGCTGCAGATCATGAGCCTGGACGGGATATTGCCTCAATTATTGTGAGCGCTGGGATGGGATTATACGAAATGCGGCGAACTCGGTCTTCTCTTGAAGATGTCTTCCTAGAGTTAACCCGCGACGAATCAATTCCACCCGAAACCGAACCAGTAGCAGAAAAAGAAGAAACAGGCGATCGCCCCATTGCATCATGATATTGACTAATATTTTTGCGATTTTTCGACGGGAGCTCCAGCAATATTTTTATTCGCCAGTGTCCTATATATTTGCAACCTTATTTTGGTTTGTGGGTGGCATCTTTTTTCTGAGTTTTTTAACAGGGCCCGATAGCGTCGTCATGAATGTGGCACTCGAAGAACAGCGAGGTATTCCTTTACCACCTGTTGACGTTGCTGCCGAATTTTTACAGCTATTTTGGGGCGTGATGGGAGCGCTCAGTGTCTTTCTATTACCGTTGCTGTCGATGGGTCTTTATGCCGAGGAACGAAAACAAGGCACTTTAGAATTGCTTGCCACTTCACCCCTCACCAACTGGTCTGTTGCAGTCGGCAAATTATTGGGCGTAGTTTCTTTTTTTTCAGTACTGTTATTTCCCCTAATTTTGTGGGAATTGATTGTCATCAGTTCAGCGGAGCCTGCTTTTCCATTGCTACATTTTCTTTGGATGCACGTTGGCGTCATGCTCTTAGCTGCGGCGGTATTGTCCTTAGGCATGTTTATTTCATCCCTCACGGAAAGTGCTTTAATTGCCGCGATTATGACCTTTTCCCTTGTGCTGGTGCTGTGGTTGCTGGAATTATTGGGCGATCGTCTCACAGGCTATTGGGGCAGTGTGATTCGTCATATTTCCCTATTGAGACACTACAACAACTTTTTAGCGGGAATATTTGATAGTAGTAGCCTCATTTTATTCGGTAGCTATATCGTGCTAGGCGTGGTTTTGACAGCGCAATCCATCGAATACCTAAGATTTGCGCGACGGTAAACTGATATGGTTTGTTTGGTTACAGACGATACAAATCAGTCGATTCACTAGAAAATTCAGGGTGCATTTCTAGCGAAATAATCAACATTTTTAGGGGAGATTACTCCCGTCACAAGCTCTATGGGGAATTGGTCTCTTTATCTAATTTGGTGCGGTACGGCGATCGCCATCGCGGGCTTAGTGGTGCTGACGGCAGTGCAAGGCAATATTTTGCTGGCCTATGGACTGATCATGGTGGGTTTAACGCTATTAATATGCGGTGTTGCAGGTCGCAAGCAAACTCAAACTTGGTTAATGACATTTTGGTCACGCCGTTCAGTACAGTTAGGAACCAATGGTTTTTTGTCGGCGATCGCCATGCTATTCATTTGGCTATCGATTAACGGTATTGCCGCCCAATTTCCCCTTAGATTTGATTTAACCGAAACCCAGGTTAATTCCCTCTCCTCCCAGACTCGGCAAACAATCCAGACTCTCAAAGAACCTTTGAAAATTTGGCTATTTCAGGAAGTGGATGATGCCGAAGTTACACCATTCCTCGAAAATTATCGCCGTATCAATTCCCGAATTCAGTACCAATTCGTTGATCCCGATATTGATGTCCGTCTAATCCGCCGCTTTAATGTGCAAAATCGCGGCGAAGTACATCTCGAATATGGCGAGAAAACTCAATTTGTACAGACCCTTGCTGCCGAAGAATCTCTCACAGAAGCAAAACTCACCAATGCCATTCTAAGGATTACCAGTGATCGCCAGCCCCAACTCTATATTTTGCAAGGCCATGGCGAACCACCCCTTGACGACTCTCAGAAAGGCCTCGTGCAGATGGTGAAAGCATTGGAAGCCCAAGGCTATCGCGTTAATGCCCTCAATCTCATTCAAACACCAAATATTCCTGCTGATGGCGACATCATTGCGATCATTGCGCCGCAAACTGCCCTACTGCCCGGTGAAGTCGAACTCCTCCAAGAATTTCTCGACCAACAGAAAAGTCTCCTCTTTCTACTCGATCCCAATACAGATCCCAATCTCGATTCTATTCTGGAGCAATGGGGCATTGGCCTCGATCAACGCATTTTGATTGATGGCGATCGCCGCTCAGAACAACTCGGATATGGCAACACAGCAATTATCACAACCCGCTACGGCACCCACCCAATCACAAAATCCCTCGACGACGATATTTCCCTCTACCAATTTGTACGACCTATCGCAGTCAAACCGACTGCTGGCATCAAGGCAAATAGTTTTCTTCTAAGTGACGAACTTACCTGGGCAGAAAGCCAACTCCCCAGTCCCGACGCAACCTTCGACCCAGCAACAGATCTCCGAGGG from [Leptolyngbya] sp. PCC 7376 includes:
- a CDS encoding Gldg family protein, translating into MGNWSLYLIWCGTAIAIAGLVVLTAVQGNILLAYGLIMVGLTLLICGVAGRKQTQTWLMTFWSRRSVQLGTNGFLSAIAMLFIWLSINGIAAQFPLRFDLTETQVNSLSSQTRQTIQTLKEPLKIWLFQEVDDAEVTPFLENYRRINSRIQYQFVDPDIDVRLIRRFNVQNRGEVHLEYGEKTQFVQTLAAEESLTEAKLTNAILRITSDRQPQLYILQGHGEPPLDDSQKGLVQMVKALEAQGYRVNALNLIQTPNIPADGDIIAIIAPQTALLPGEVELLQEFLDQQKSLLFLLDPNTDPNLDSILEQWGIGLDQRILIDGDRRSEQLGYGNTAIITTRYGTHPITKSLDDDISLYQFVRPIAVKPTAGIKANSFLLSDELTWAESQLPSPDATFDPATDLRGPVDFGIALESQYREDLELPKARVVVIGNTSLATNNGFSQYANGDILLNVMNWLDQNRDVSLAIRPRSPENRRLQLTTAQVNLIAWLGPVIFPLGGLITGLILFKKRR